In a single window of the Aridibaculum aurantiacum genome:
- the pncB gene encoding nicotinate phosphoribosyltransferase, producing MDTGILHSILDNDFYKFTMQHGVVKLFPKARARYQFINRGKHAFPLGFAEALRKEVDAMAGLKLTIEEKKFLADACPYLDPTYLDFLQGYCYNPKEVVIEQQGEDVQIFIEGYWYRTILWEVPLLCLVSELFYKFQDTERVPDETVIETTKDKIEKFKALEIKVAEFGTRRRHSYQVHRMVMETLCRYGKPSFVGTSNVHFAMINQVKPIGTHAHEWFMFHAAKYGFKMANTMALEHWVDVYRGDLGIALSDTYTSTSFFRQFDKKFAKLFDGVRHDSADPVDFAKQTIDHYRSLGINPMSKTIIFSDALNYDKVNRIASYCAGKIGMSFGIGTNLTNDVGLKPMNIVIKMTEALPEDGEWTPVVKLSDERGKYTGEESMIALAKSVLHIN from the coding sequence ATGGATACAGGCATTCTTCACTCAATCTTAGATAATGACTTCTATAAATTCACCATGCAGCATGGTGTGGTAAAATTGTTTCCCAAAGCCAGGGCACGCTACCAGTTTATAAACCGCGGCAAACATGCATTTCCTCTAGGTTTTGCTGAAGCGTTAAGAAAGGAAGTGGATGCAATGGCAGGCTTGAAACTAACCATAGAAGAAAAGAAATTTCTTGCCGACGCCTGTCCTTACCTCGATCCAACTTACCTCGACTTCCTGCAGGGCTATTGCTACAATCCAAAGGAAGTGGTGATAGAGCAGCAAGGTGAAGATGTTCAGATTTTTATCGAAGGTTATTGGTACCGGACCATCCTGTGGGAGGTGCCACTGCTTTGCCTGGTGTCTGAGCTATTTTACAAATTCCAGGATACAGAGCGGGTACCAGATGAAACGGTGATAGAAACAACGAAAGACAAAATTGAAAAGTTTAAAGCTTTAGAAATCAAAGTAGCGGAATTTGGAACCCGCCGCAGGCACTCTTACCAGGTGCACCGCATGGTTATGGAAACATTGTGCAGGTATGGCAAACCTTCTTTTGTTGGTACCAGCAATGTTCATTTTGCCATGATCAACCAGGTAAAACCCATAGGCACGCATGCACACGAATGGTTTATGTTTCATGCAGCCAAGTATGGTTTTAAAATGGCCAATACAATGGCTCTTGAGCATTGGGTAGATGTCTACCGCGGAGATCTTGGAATTGCATTATCTGATACCTATACTTCTACCAGCTTCTTTCGCCAGTTTGATAAAAAATTTGCAAAGCTGTTTGATGGCGTACGTCACGACAGCGCAGATCCTGTTGATTTTGCCAAACAAACCATTGATCATTACCGCAGCCTCGGCATAAATCCTATGTCAAAGACAATCATTTTTTCTGATGCACTTAATTACGATAAAGTGAACAGGATAGCATCTTATTGTGCAGGTAAAATAGGCATGTCATTCGGTATAGGAACCAATCTTACCAATGATGTAGGACTGAAGCCAATGAACATTGTTATAAAAATGACAGAAGCACTGCCAGAAGATGGTGAATGGACACCGGTTGTTAAGCTGTCGGATGAAAGAGGAAAATATACAGGAGAAGAAAGCATGATCGCGCTGGCGAAATCGGTGTTACATATCAATTGA
- a CDS encoding ligase-associated DNA damage response exonuclease produces MPLIEFTNKGLCCPQGGFYIDPWKPVDKALITHAHSDHARFGSNAYLCHTDSKAILELRLGPGTYQTIGWGETINMNGVKVSFHPAGHVIGSSQIRLEYNGEVWVASGDYKLENDGISGQFEPVKCHTFITESTFGLPIYKWRSNQQLAHDIQHWIQQNISDNKTSVIIAYSLGKAQRVLKAVEQVTNKIYVHGAVYNVHQALVNAGHSLPPVKRVTNETTKEELKASVVIAPPSADGSSWMKRFTPYNLGICSGWMQVRGNARRRNVDAGFVVSDHADWDGLLQAVKATGAEKVFVTHGFTAAFSRYLNEIGIDAAEVKTEYGNDEEEAPAIIAEGAPEE; encoded by the coding sequence ATGCCATTAATAGAATTTACTAATAAAGGTCTTTGCTGTCCACAAGGTGGCTTTTATATAGATCCATGGAAGCCGGTGGATAAAGCTCTGATCACGCATGCACACAGTGACCATGCGCGGTTTGGTTCCAACGCTTATCTATGTCATACCGACTCCAAAGCAATACTTGAACTACGATTAGGACCCGGCACTTACCAAACCATTGGATGGGGTGAAACCATCAATATGAATGGCGTTAAAGTTTCTTTTCACCCGGCAGGTCATGTTATTGGTTCATCGCAAATAAGGCTTGAGTATAATGGTGAAGTGTGGGTAGCAAGTGGCGATTATAAACTGGAGAACGATGGCATCAGCGGCCAGTTTGAACCTGTGAAGTGTCACACCTTTATTACCGAATCTACTTTTGGCTTACCCATCTACAAGTGGAGATCCAACCAGCAACTTGCTCACGATATTCAGCACTGGATACAGCAAAATATCAGCGACAATAAAACAAGCGTCATCATTGCATATAGCCTTGGTAAGGCACAACGTGTTTTGAAAGCCGTAGAACAGGTTACTAATAAAATCTATGTTCATGGAGCTGTATACAATGTACACCAGGCACTGGTAAATGCAGGTCATTCACTACCACCAGTAAAACGTGTAACCAACGAAACCACCAAAGAAGAACTTAAAGCCAGTGTTGTGATCGCACCACCAAGTGCTGATGGCAGTAGCTGGATGAAACGTTTTACTCCGTACAATTTAGGCATATGCAGTGGCTGGATGCAAGTGCGTGGTAATGCCCGCAGGCGAAATGTAGATGCAGGTTTTGTTGTAAGCGATCATGCTGATTGGGATGGGCTACTGCAGGCGGTAAAAGCAACCGGTGCAGAAAAAGTATTTGTTACACATGGCTTCACCGCTGCCTTTAGCCGCTACCTGAATGAAATAGGCATAGATGCCGCCGAGGTAAAAACGGAATATGGAAACGATGAGGAAGAAGCACCTGCAATAATAGCAGAAGGCGCACCTGAAGAATAA
- a CDS encoding rhodanese-like domain-containing protein, with protein sequence MEHSKEFLAIVQDAKSRIKEVNVGEAMERVKAGALLVDVREDNEWDAGHAKGAKHLGRGVIERDIIKEVPDKNTEMVLYCGGGFRSALSADNLQKMGYNNVYSMDGGWKAWKEAGGEVE encoded by the coding sequence ATGGAACATTCAAAAGAATTTTTAGCCATAGTGCAGGATGCAAAGAGCCGCATCAAAGAAGTAAATGTAGGCGAGGCAATGGAAAGGGTAAAAGCAGGCGCGCTACTGGTAGATGTACGTGAGGACAATGAATGGGACGCTGGTCATGCAAAGGGAGCCAAACACTTAGGCCGGGGCGTGATCGAAAGAGATATCATAAAAGAGGTGCCTGATAAAAATACCGAGATGGTATTGTATTGCGGTGGTGGCTTCAGGTCAGCGCTTTCAGCTGATAACCTTCAGAAAATGGGCTATAACAATGTATACTCTATGGATGGTGGATGGAAAGCCTGGAAAGAAGCAGGCGGTGAAGTGGAATAG
- a CDS encoding c-type cytochrome, which yields MKKWCAILAIVAVWVMYVALTNGSEKPVPVPPSVQQEGDPAKGYNYLVTGDYIKSGIPYKMFIRAVGKDTLNHLGRTGDNTNLSYAYTAVDAANGERIVAVNCLQCHAQVFDKNLVIGLGNSEMDFTRNQKFSSSDAAMLYNLLSITNKKQFQASKQFLRAAKTIGPKLFTQVRGVNVASRLAALLVAHRDPQTLEWNDKPIMDIPNEVIPSDVPAWWLLKKKNAMFYTGFGRGDFSKFLMASNLLTVSDTTEAAEVYAHFADVLAYLKTLEAPKFPGNINQQLAAQGQKLFNDNCSKCHGTYGENETYPNLLIPASIIRTDTAFFAANYANPQFVQWFNSSWFTSGATPAQLVPYRGYIAPPLDGVWITAPYFHNGSVPTLEGVLNSKARPKYWSRNFEKQEYNYNNPGWKYTRHDKAGKNMYNTTLNGYGNQGHYFGDKLQENERKAVIEYLKTL from the coding sequence ATGAAGAAATGGTGTGCAATATTGGCTATAGTAGCGGTGTGGGTGATGTATGTTGCTTTAACTAATGGAAGTGAAAAACCAGTGCCTGTTCCACCGTCTGTTCAACAGGAAGGTGACCCGGCTAAAGGCTACAACTACCTGGTGACAGGTGACTACATTAAGAGCGGGATACCTTATAAAATGTTTATTCGTGCTGTGGGCAAGGATACGCTTAATCATCTTGGCAGAACTGGCGACAACACTAACCTTAGCTATGCTTATACGGCGGTAGACGCTGCAAACGGTGAACGCATTGTTGCGGTAAATTGCCTGCAGTGTCATGCACAGGTTTTTGACAAGAACCTTGTCATAGGCCTTGGAAATTCGGAAATGGATTTTACCCGCAACCAAAAATTTTCTTCAAGCGATGCGGCGATGTTGTACAACCTGCTTTCAATTACCAACAAGAAGCAGTTCCAGGCATCGAAGCAGTTCTTACGTGCGGCAAAAACCATAGGACCGAAACTATTTACGCAGGTTCGCGGGGTGAATGTAGCAAGCAGATTAGCTGCATTGCTGGTAGCACACCGCGATCCGCAAACATTGGAGTGGAATGACAAACCGATCATGGACATTCCTAATGAAGTAATACCAAGCGATGTGCCTGCATGGTGGCTTTTGAAGAAGAAGAATGCCATGTTCTACACGGGTTTTGGACGTGGCGACTTTTCTAAATTTTTAATGGCTTCCAATCTTCTGACAGTTTCTGATACTACAGAAGCAGCTGAGGTTTATGCTCACTTTGCTGATGTGCTTGCTTACCTGAAAACTTTGGAAGCGCCGAAGTTTCCCGGCAACATCAACCAACAACTGGCTGCACAAGGGCAGAAACTGTTTAATGACAATTGCTCCAAATGCCATGGCACTTATGGTGAAAACGAAACCTATCCAAACCTTCTTATTCCTGCATCTATTATAAGGACTGACACAGCTTTTTTTGCTGCTAATTATGCTAACCCTCAGTTTGTTCAATGGTTCAATAGTAGCTGGTTTACTTCAGGTGCTACTCCTGCACAGTTGGTACCTTATCGCGGTTATATAGCTCCGCCGTTAGATGGAGTTTGGATAACAGCGCCCTATTTTCATAATGGCTCAGTACCTACTTTGGAAGGTGTGCTAAACAGTAAAGCACGTCCAAAATACTGGTCGAGAAATTTTGAGAAACAGGAATACAACTACAATAACCCTGGCTGGAAATACACCAGGCATGATAAAGCCGGTAAGAACATGTACAATACCACGCTGAATGGCTATGGCAACCAGGGACATTATTTTGGTGATAAGCTGCAGGAAAATGAACGTAAGGCTGTGATAGAATACCTGAAAACGCTGTAG
- a CDS encoding ligase-associated DNA damage response DEXH box helicase, whose amino-acid sequence MPDLKKTPGYKVISQWLAGKDFKPFAFQLEAWQEIHTGSSGLVNAPTGFGKTFSVFLGAIINFINDNPKDYKTRKKNGLQLLWVTPLRALGKDIARAMEEVVAELGMNWQVGIRNGDTDINERARQKRSMPEALIITPESLHLLLAQKGYKETFASLKVIAVDEWHELLGSKRGVQVELAVSKLVKLASANEVKSQNAKGRRDVQVWGISATIGNLEQAKEVLLAPLKQTTSGNSAVAKEERKQVIVKANLKKNIEIESVVPDEIEKFPWAGHLGLNLAEKVVDIIRANVTTLLFINTRGMSERWYQTLLAMAPDLAGALALHHGSIEQDLRIWVEEALHTTKLKAVVCTASLDLGVDFRPVETVIQVGSPKGVARFLQRAGRSGHQPGKVSKIFFVPTHSLELVEAAALKQAMKEEIIEAREPRILCFDVLIQYLCTISISEGFDPAEVYEEVKSTYCYADVTPGEWQQLLYHIVSGGVALQQYDEYKKVEVGEDGLYRMKNRRMAMRHRMHIGTIVSDPMLKVKFLAGGYIGIIEEWFISRLEPGDVFTLAGRNLELVMIKDLTVLVRKSSSKKSIVPSWQGGRMPLSSNLGMMLRRKFNEAFTNPEDIELKVLSPLFEKQEQLSHVPAANELLVEQIETKDGFHLFVYPFEGRLVHEAMAAVLAFRISLITPITFSIAMNDYGFELLSDQPIPVDDSNVYDLFTTENLFADIQRSVNSTEMARRKFRDIAVIGGLIFQGYPGEHKKARHLQSSASLLFNVFSEYDADNLLVRQAFNEVMEQQMEEQRLRDMLERIQQSKIVLTFPTQLTPFCFPIKVDSMRENMSSEKLEDRIKKMQAQLN is encoded by the coding sequence ATGCCAGATTTGAAGAAAACGCCAGGGTACAAAGTTATCAGCCAGTGGCTTGCCGGTAAAGATTTCAAACCATTTGCTTTCCAGTTGGAAGCATGGCAAGAGATACACACAGGCAGCAGCGGTTTGGTGAATGCGCCAACCGGCTTTGGTAAAACTTTCTCTGTATTTCTTGGTGCGATTATCAACTTCATCAACGATAATCCCAAAGATTATAAGACCAGGAAAAAGAATGGGCTGCAACTGCTATGGGTAACGCCTTTGCGTGCACTTGGTAAAGACATAGCACGTGCTATGGAAGAAGTGGTTGCAGAACTTGGAATGAACTGGCAGGTAGGCATTCGCAATGGCGATACCGACATCAATGAAAGGGCGCGCCAAAAACGTAGCATGCCTGAGGCGCTGATAATTACTCCTGAAAGCCTGCACTTATTGCTGGCACAAAAAGGTTATAAAGAAACTTTCGCTTCACTTAAAGTTATTGCGGTTGATGAATGGCATGAGCTACTTGGCAGTAAGCGCGGAGTGCAGGTAGAACTGGCAGTAAGCAAGTTGGTAAAATTGGCATCTGCTAATGAAGTCAAAAGTCAAAATGCAAAAGGTAGAAGGGATGTGCAGGTATGGGGTATATCGGCAACTATAGGCAACCTGGAGCAAGCTAAAGAGGTACTGCTGGCACCTTTGAAACAAACCACTTCTGGTAACAGCGCGGTAGCAAAAGAAGAACGGAAGCAGGTAATCGTAAAAGCCAACCTGAAGAAGAATATCGAGATTGAATCGGTGGTACCTGACGAGATAGAAAAATTTCCATGGGCAGGGCACCTAGGGCTGAACCTTGCTGAAAAGGTAGTAGATATCATTCGCGCTAATGTCACCACCCTCCTTTTCATCAATACACGTGGTATGAGCGAACGCTGGTACCAGACACTCTTGGCTATGGCTCCTGATCTTGCCGGCGCACTGGCACTTCACCATGGCAGTATAGAACAGGACCTGCGTATATGGGTGGAGGAAGCCTTACATACAACGAAGCTTAAAGCAGTGGTATGTACGGCAAGCCTTGACCTTGGTGTAGACTTTCGTCCGGTAGAAACCGTAATACAGGTAGGCTCGCCCAAAGGTGTTGCACGTTTCCTGCAGCGTGCAGGACGCAGTGGTCATCAACCTGGCAAAGTCAGTAAGATATTTTTTGTACCTACACACTCATTGGAACTGGTAGAAGCAGCTGCGCTGAAGCAGGCCATGAAAGAAGAGATCATTGAAGCCCGAGAGCCACGCATACTTTGTTTCGATGTCCTTATTCAGTACCTGTGCACCATTTCCATCAGCGAAGGTTTTGATCCAGCTGAAGTATATGAAGAAGTAAAAAGCACTTACTGCTATGCAGATGTCACTCCTGGTGAATGGCAGCAGTTACTTTATCATATTGTAAGTGGTGGTGTAGCGCTGCAGCAATACGATGAATATAAAAAAGTAGAAGTAGGCGAAGATGGACTGTACCGCATGAAGAACAGGCGGATGGCAATGCGTCATCGTATGCACATTGGTACTATTGTAAGCGATCCAATGCTAAAGGTGAAGTTTCTGGCAGGAGGTTATATAGGTATCATTGAAGAATGGTTCATCAGCCGTCTTGAGCCGGGTGATGTATTTACCCTTGCAGGTAGAAACCTTGAACTGGTAATGATAAAAGACCTAACGGTTCTGGTGAGAAAATCATCATCAAAAAAATCAATTGTTCCCAGCTGGCAAGGTGGGCGGATGCCGCTTTCATCTAACCTGGGCATGATGCTGCGCCGCAAGTTCAATGAAGCATTTACCAACCCGGAAGACATAGAGCTAAAAGTGCTGTCACCTCTATTTGAAAAGCAGGAACAGCTGTCGCATGTACCGGCAGCAAACGAACTACTGGTAGAACAGATTGAGACTAAAGATGGTTTCCATTTGTTTGTTTACCCATTTGAAGGCAGGCTGGTGCATGAAGCTATGGCTGCAGTGCTTGCATTTAGAATAAGCCTCATTACGCCTATCACCTTTTCTATAGCCATGAATGATTATGGCTTCGAACTTCTGAGCGATCAGCCCATACCTGTGGATGACAGCAATGTGTATGACCTCTTTACTACAGAAAATCTTTTTGCAGATATACAACGCAGCGTGAACTCCACTGAAATGGCCCGAAGAAAATTTAGGGACATAGCAGTCATCGGAGGATTGATTTTCCAAGGCTATCCCGGCGAGCATAAAAAGGCAAGGCACCTGCAGTCGTCGGCTTCGCTATTGTTCAATGTGTTCTCTGAATATGATGCAGACAACCTGTTGGTTCGCCAGGCATTTAACGAGGTGATGGAACAACAGATGGAAGAACAAAGGCTACGCGATATGTTGGAACGTATTCAGCAGTCGAAGATCGTGCTCACTTTTCCCACTCAACTTACGCCTTTCTGCTTTCCAATAAAAGTGGATAGTATGCGCGAAAATATGAGTAGCGAAAAACTGGAAGACAGGATAAAAAAGATGCAGGCGCAGCTAAATTAA
- the dgt gene encoding dGTP triphosphohydrolase: MKWETIFTTQRVGHNKVSQEPRSGFQQDFDRLVFSSAFRRLQNKTQVFPLPGSTFVHNRLTHSLEVASVGRSLGSIVGKKISEEIADKSSDSYEFYRYELANVIAAGCLAHDIGNPAFGHSGEKAISAYFVDNAGVVFDGKPLQEHFTEKEWADICKFEGNANAFRLLTRTFKGRLQAGVGLTFTTIASILKYPCEATAMDKKFKHRKKYGFFQAEKDVLVNIAEKLGMIREGGDDVCFKRHPFVYLVEAADDICYRIIDLEDAHRLGILPHQLVKDSLFTVISRLGREGADVNRMEEIYNKIGDQNEKISFLRARAINILTQTAAEVFLENKEAILSGNFNDTLLDNIDDRTGAFDELLKLSIEKIYNHESVLEIEIAGYNVMSELLGLFVPAVLAAKPGHKQMKIRKLFPMQYSGFEDTDNAYEKVMNVLDTISGMTDLYATEFYRKLKGIEIPQHR, from the coding sequence ATGAAGTGGGAAACAATATTTACTACACAGCGTGTAGGGCACAACAAGGTTTCGCAGGAACCACGGTCTGGCTTTCAGCAAGACTTTGACAGGCTGGTATTTTCTTCAGCCTTTAGGCGATTGCAGAATAAAACACAGGTGTTTCCTTTGCCCGGCAGCACGTTTGTTCACAACAGGCTCACGCACTCATTAGAAGTGGCTAGTGTTGGTCGTTCGTTGGGTAGTATTGTAGGTAAAAAGATAAGTGAAGAGATTGCTGATAAGAGCAGCGACAGTTACGAGTTTTACAGGTACGAACTTGCTAACGTGATTGCTGCCGGTTGCCTTGCTCACGATATTGGCAATCCTGCTTTTGGTCATTCAGGTGAAAAGGCTATTTCAGCTTACTTTGTTGACAATGCCGGGGTCGTGTTCGATGGCAAACCACTGCAAGAACATTTTACCGAAAAGGAGTGGGCAGACATCTGCAAGTTTGAAGGTAACGCCAATGCCTTCCGCTTACTTACCCGCACTTTCAAAGGAAGATTGCAGGCAGGAGTAGGACTTACCTTTACCACTATAGCCTCTATTTTAAAATATCCATGCGAAGCAACGGCAATGGATAAAAAGTTCAAGCATCGTAAGAAGTATGGTTTTTTCCAGGCGGAGAAAGATGTGCTGGTAAACATTGCTGAAAAGCTTGGTATGATACGGGAAGGAGGTGATGATGTATGTTTCAAGCGGCATCCGTTTGTATACCTTGTAGAAGCCGCAGATGATATTTGCTACCGCATCATCGATCTTGAAGATGCACATCGTTTAGGAATTTTGCCTCACCAGTTGGTGAAAGATTCTTTGTTTACCGTCATTAGCCGCCTAGGCAGGGAAGGAGCGGACGTGAATAGGATGGAGGAGATATACAACAAGATCGGTGACCAGAATGAGAAGATCAGTTTCCTGAGGGCACGCGCTATCAATATTCTTACTCAAACTGCAGCCGAAGTTTTTTTAGAAAACAAGGAAGCTATTCTTTCAGGGAATTTCAACGACACGCTGCTCGATAACATTGATGACCGAACCGGCGCTTTCGATGAACTACTGAAGCTTTCAATAGAGAAGATCTACAACCATGAATCTGTTTTAGAAATAGAGATAGCGGGTTATAATGTGATGTCTGAACTACTTGGCCTGTTCGTGCCGGCTGTGCTTGCTGCCAAGCCTGGTCATAAGCAAATGAAGATCCGTAAGCTGTTCCCCATGCAATACTCTGGTTTTGAGGATACGGACAATGCGTATGAAAAGGTGATGAACGTGCTGGATACCATTTCGGGTATGACGGATTTATACGCTACCGAGTTCTACCGGAAGTTGAAAGGTATAGAGATACCACAGCATAGGTAG
- a CDS encoding ATP-dependent DNA ligase: MEAVTDHINPEHNIATTAGMKQFAQLVKILGTSTKTTAKLDALVDYFSKATGKDKVWVIALFSDRKPKSIVNSRQLVEWCVEMAAIPGWLFGESYHVVGDLAETISLLLPEGAPATDDKPLYYYLEAFRTIEKQDEAIRKQFILDCWSTMDRNELFVFNKLITGAFRIGVSQKMIVNALAKFTNLEPSVIAHRISGQWDPVTTTLQNLLDESPMIIDHSKPYPFYLAYALDDEPATLGDPAEWQVEWKWDGIRGQLIKRNNELFVWSRGEDLMTQKFPEYHLLKDVLPDGIVLDGEIIPSIDKQPLPFAVLQTRIGRKNITKKHLQEAPITFFAYDLLEYNGEDWRGRPLSERRKQLEAIIESLQSNVILLSEVVEFNDWEELKELRMTSRERNAEGFMLKRKSSSYQVGRKVGDWWKWKIDPLTIDAVMIYAEKGSGRRSNLYTAYTFAVRDGEKLVPFTRAYSGLTDKEFNEVDSFVKRNAIEKFGPVRTVKPELVFEIAFEGIAASNRHKSGVALRFPRISRWRKDKKADEINTLEDLKKMLEVYGVKKEN, translated from the coding sequence ATGGAAGCAGTCACTGATCATATAAATCCGGAACATAACATTGCCACCACTGCAGGCATGAAGCAGTTTGCACAGTTGGTAAAGATACTCGGTACCAGTACCAAGACAACAGCCAAACTGGATGCATTGGTCGACTATTTTTCTAAAGCAACTGGTAAGGACAAAGTATGGGTGATAGCACTATTCAGCGACCGCAAGCCCAAGAGCATTGTGAATAGCCGCCAGCTGGTAGAATGGTGCGTGGAAATGGCTGCCATTCCGGGTTGGTTGTTTGGTGAAAGCTACCATGTAGTTGGTGATCTTGCAGAGACCATTTCTCTTTTATTACCTGAGGGGGCTCCTGCTACAGATGACAAACCGCTCTACTATTACCTCGAGGCATTTCGAACCATAGAAAAGCAAGATGAAGCTATCCGCAAACAATTCATCCTTGACTGCTGGAGCACCATGGATAGAAATGAATTGTTTGTTTTCAATAAACTTATCACAGGAGCTTTTCGTATTGGTGTTTCACAAAAGATGATCGTGAATGCGCTGGCCAAATTTACCAACCTGGAGCCGTCGGTGATAGCCCATAGAATAAGCGGGCAATGGGATCCAGTAACCACCACTTTGCAAAATTTATTGGATGAAAGTCCGATGATAATTGACCACTCTAAGCCCTACCCTTTTTACCTGGCTTATGCACTGGATGATGAACCAGCAACCTTGGGTGATCCTGCTGAATGGCAGGTAGAATGGAAATGGGATGGTATACGCGGACAGTTGATAAAGCGCAACAACGAACTGTTTGTATGGAGTCGCGGCGAAGACCTGATGACACAAAAATTTCCGGAGTATCACCTGCTGAAAGATGTGCTGCCGGATGGCATTGTGCTCGATGGCGAGATCATTCCGAGCATTGATAAACAGCCGCTGCCTTTTGCTGTTTTGCAAACGCGCATAGGCAGGAAGAACATCACTAAAAAACATTTACAAGAAGCGCCCATTACCTTTTTTGCCTACGATCTTTTAGAGTACAACGGCGAGGATTGGCGAGGAAGGCCTCTCAGCGAAAGACGCAAACAACTGGAGGCTATAATAGAATCTTTGCAGAGCAATGTCATCCTTCTATCGGAGGTGGTAGAGTTCAATGATTGGGAAGAATTGAAGGAGTTGCGTATGACATCAAGAGAACGTAACGCAGAAGGTTTTATGCTGAAGAGAAAATCATCCAGCTACCAGGTAGGCCGCAAGGTGGGTGACTGGTGGAAATGGAAGATTGACCCGCTGACGATAGATGCAGTGATGATATATGCAGAGAAAGGATCTGGACGAAGAAGTAACCTATACACCGCCTACACATTTGCTGTACGCGATGGTGAAAAACTGGTTCCTTTTACAAGGGCGTATAGCGGGCTTACCGATAAAGAATTCAATGAAGTGGATTCATTTGTGAAACGAAATGCCATTGAAAAATTTGGGCCTGTAAGAACCGTTAAACCTGAACTTGTTTTTGAGATAGCCTTTGAAGGAATAGCTGCCAGTAACCGCCATAAGAGTGGCGTGGCACTGAGGTTTCCGCGCATAAGCAGGTGGCGGAAAGACAAGAAAGCTGATGAAATAAACACACTGGAAGATCTGAAAAAGATGCTGGAAGTATATGGGGTGAAGAAGGAAAATTGA
- a CDS encoding zinc metalloprotease, translated as MRKITTSLLAVVMLVAACSKKDIKTAEEPAVLIENLTERQCASHDVLEKELAENPQRAAFLNELERQTQAYINQPGMHRSTALRTIPVILHVLESSPNLITDAQIQSQIDVLNKDFTKANEELSRNNIYLANYPLSSVANCQINFSVKQVIRKTTSATFGSNNAVKFTSQGGSDAVNSDTHLNIWVCNLSSGLLGYAQFPGGNVATDGVVVDYQAFGTFASYSMYAAFNKGRTATHEVGHWLNLRHIWGDARCGNDGVSDTPSHDASNSGCPSAGLKSNCAGKPLEQWMNYMDYTNDACMYMFSAGQRDRMDAAILNSRSAYIQ; from the coding sequence ATGAGAAAAATTACCACATCTCTACTGGCGGTAGTGATGCTTGTTGCTGCTTGTTCTAAGAAAGATATTAAGACAGCTGAAGAGCCTGCAGTGCTGATTGAAAATCTGACGGAGCGCCAGTGTGCATCGCACGATGTTTTAGAAAAAGAACTTGCTGAAAATCCACAGCGAGCTGCTTTTTTAAATGAATTAGAAAGACAGACACAAGCGTACATTAACCAGCCTGGAATGCATCGTTCTACGGCTTTGCGTACTATCCCGGTTATTCTACATGTACTGGAATCAAGCCCTAATCTGATCACAGATGCACAGATCCAATCGCAGATAGATGTACTAAACAAAGATTTCACAAAGGCCAATGAAGAGCTGAGCCGGAACAATATTTACCTGGCTAATTATCCATTAAGCTCTGTTGCAAATTGCCAGATCAACTTTTCAGTGAAACAAGTAATTCGCAAAACTACCTCTGCAACCTTCGGATCAAATAATGCGGTGAAATTTACAAGCCAGGGCGGCAGTGATGCAGTTAATTCTGACACTCACTTAAACATTTGGGTGTGCAATCTTAGCAGTGGCTTGTTGGGCTATGCGCAGTTTCCAGGTGGAAATGTTGCTACAGATGGTGTAGTGGTAGATTACCAGGCATTTGGAACTTTTGCCAGCTATTCAATGTATGCTGCTTTCAATAAAGGAAGAACTGCAACACACGAAGTTGGTCACTGGCTAAACCTGCGCCATATATGGGGCGATGCAAGATGTGGTAATGATGGTGTTTCTGATACGCCTTCACACGATGCTTCTAATAGTGGATGTCCTTCTGCTGGTTTAAAAAGTAATTGCGCAGGAAAACCTTTGGAGCAATGGATGAATTACATGGATTACACAAATGATGCTTGCATGTATATGTTCTCTGCTGGTCAACGAGACAGAATGGATGCAGCTATTTTGAACTCTAGAAGTGCATACATACAATAA